The Triticum aestivum cultivar Chinese Spring chromosome 7B, IWGSC CS RefSeq v2.1, whole genome shotgun sequence genome window below encodes:
- the LOC123161831 gene encoding ethylene-responsive transcription factor ABI4-like, which produces MAAAAAGENSRLTRVRKKGDGKFTAVMKHPVTKTLLWLGTYQSPKVAACAYDLAARELKGTKAKLNFPYPPPAKLVMEVIAAPRHRSRGHDAHAPLFQVVKFSPDPTALPPPPPKLVVYFSFHFEAPARDTPPVPAYPFLHIPLPARARLSLKPVHVHAPAPQPQQPIQRMQIMAQTESCLSSSRKSLGASSRHLVFKKPKQFIVPVTPSAPTEGTADNFTKLWYFPGAPVV; this is translated from the exons ATGGCAGCCGCAGCAGCGGGTGAGAACAGCAGGTTAACTAGGGTGAGAAAGAAGGGGGATGGCAAGTTCACCGCAGTTATGAAGCACCCGGTGACGAAGACATTGTTGTGGCTGGGGACGTACCAGTCCCCTAAGGTCGCCGCGTGCGCCTACGACCTCGCGGCTAGGGAGCTGAAGGGCACAAAGGCAAAGCTCAACTTCCCCTACCCTCCGCCGGCCAAACTGGTAATGGAGGTGATTGCTGCACCGAGGCACCGCAGCCGCGGTCACGACGCACATGCACCACTCTTTCAGGTTGTTAAATTTTCACCGGACCCCACAGCACTGCCTCCACCACCGCCCAAGCTGGTAGTTTACTTTTCCTTCCACTTTGAAGCGCCCGCTAGAGACACCCCACCGGTGCCTGCATACCCGTTCCTGCACATCCCGCTTCCGGCACGTGCACGTCTCAGCCTGAAGCCGGTGCATGTGCACGCACCTGCTCCACAGCCACAACAGCCTATCCAACGGATGCAGATCATGGCGCAGACGGAAAGCTGCTTAAGCTCCTCAAGG aagt CGCTAGGGGCTTCCTCTCGCCACCTGGTGTTCAAGAAACCCAAACAGTTCATCGTTCCCGTCACACCTAGTGCTCCAACAGAAGGAACTGCTGACAATTTCACCAAGCTGTGGTATTTCCCTGGTGCTCCTGTTGTTTAG